The window TCATGCGCCGCACCATCCGCACCGTCCGGCTGGGCGACGTCGACCTGCCACCGGGCACGGAGGTCGTCTACAGCCCCTACCTCCTCCACCACGACCCACGCTGGTACCCCGATCCCGACCGCTTCGACCCCGACCGCTGGGCACCCGGCACCGTCATCCATCCCGGCGCCTTCGTCCCCTACGCCGCCGGGCCCCACCAGTGCATGGGCAACGCCTTCGCCCAGATCGAGATGACGACGGCCATCGCCGTGATCTGCGGAACTTGGCACCTACGCGTTCCCGCCGGCGCCCGGGCGCGAGCGGTGGCCCGCATCGACGTCCACCCCGACCGGGCGCCGGTGATCGTCGAGCGCCGACGAACCTGACCGAGACCGCGCAGTGTTGAGCCCCGGGATGCATACGCGTCCCCGGCACGGTCAGCCGTCGTCGTGCCGGATCAGGTCTACGACGTGCTCCAGCTGCGCACCCATGACCCATAGCTGTACCGGGCCCTCGGACGACTCGCACTCGATCACCAAGGCGCCGATCGGGAGCCACAACCATTCGCGGCCCTCTTGCCGGCGTGCCCGGACAAAACGCAGATCCGCCGGAAGCCCACGCAGCCGTGTCCACGACCGGCGAGGCTCCCACCGAAACTCTTCAGCATCAGCCCGCACCCGGCCCAGACTCCATCGGCGACCCACATCCGGCCGCTTGGCCCCGACCGACAAGAGGACCGCCTGCCCCGCCCGGGCTCGATCCCCTGCCCGCTGCGACCGCCGTTGCAGAAACACCACCCCGAGCAGCGCGCCGAGCACGGCGCAGATCCCCGTCACCATCCGCGCAGTAAAACAGGCGGGTCACTGATCGCCAAGAGGCTGTGCCCGTACCGGCGCCGGAGGCGCGCAGGCCTCGGCGCCGGTGGACGGCGGGAACATTACGAGCCGTATGTTTCGAACTCCGCCACCTTCGGTGTGCCGGTCGAACCGGTGATCTCGAAGGTGATCTTGCTCAGGGAGGTCTGCGGGAAGGTGATGGCGCCCGCGCCGCTGCCGGAGGTCAGGACCGTTCCCGTGTCGGCGTTGAGGACACGCCAGGAGCTGATGGCGCCCTCGGAGCCGGCGGCCTCGCGGATGTTGATGCGTGAGAGCGTGGTGGCGGAACCCCACTTGATGGAGATGGATCCGGTCGAGGCGGTCGGCGACCAGTACGTGCTCATGTTGCCGTCGCGGACGTTGCCGTAGCTCGTGCCGTCGGCCTTGCTGGAGCCGTCGGAGCCTGCCCCGATGCTGAGGTTGGTGCCGCCGGGCTGGGTCGGGCTGGGCGTGGGGGTGGGAGTCGGCGTGGGTGTCGTGGTCGGGGTCGGGGTCGGCGTCTGTGCCGTGCAGTTGCCGTCCGACACCTGAAGGCCGGTGCCGGAGCCCGCCGTTCGGCTCACGATGTCGGGTACGCACGCGGCCGCGTCGAGCGGGTAGGCGTAGGGGATGCTCACCGTGGTGTTGGACTGTGGGTTCGGGCCCGCGGGGTGGTTCTCGGTCCCGGCGCTGGACCAGGTGACGTTGTCGAAGACGTTGCCGCTGACCTGCCAGTAGCCGAGTTCGTCGGTGTAGAAGGTGCCGAGGACGTCCTTGGAGTCCTCGAAGTAGTTGTTGTCCACCTTGGCCTTGGCACCGGCGCGGGAGTTGATGCCGGACTCGTTCAGGCTCACGTAGTGGTTGTTGTAGGCGTGGGCCGTGCCGCCGCGCAGCAAGGGTGCACGGGAGTCGATGTTCTCGTACAGGTTGTGGTGGAAGGTGACGTAGCCGTTGCTCAGGTCGCTCTCGCTGGAACCGATCAGGCCGCCCCGGCCGGAGTTGCGCAGGATGCTGTACGACAGCGTGACGTACTGGGTGTTGTCCTTCATGTCGAAGAGGCCGTCGTAGCCTTCCGACTCGCCGCCCGATGCCTCCAGGGTGGCGTGGTCGACCCAGACGTTGCGGACGTCGCTCTCCATGCCGATGGCGTCGCCGCCGTTGGAGGTGGGCGAGCCCGACTTCTTGACGTTCCGGACCGTCACATTCTGGATGATGATGTTGCTGGATTCACGGATGTGGATGCCGAGTTGGTCGAAGACGGCTCCGCTGCCGACTCCGATGATCGTGACGTTGCTGATCTGCTTGAGCTCGATCACCCCGGCGGCCGTGTTGCAGCTCTCGCCCGAAACCTGCGCGGTATTGCCGTGGTTGATGGTTCCCTCGACCTGGATGATGATCGGCGTGCTGCTGCTGGCCCGGCCGCACAGAGCCGCGTGGATCGCGGTGCCCGTGGTCGCCCGGACCGTCTGCCCGCCGGCGCCGCCGGTGGTTCCGCCGTTCTGGGTCGCGTAGCCGGTGGCGCTGCCGGTCGCCGCCGATGCCTCGGGCATCGACAGGGCCACACCGGCCGCGGTCGCCAGGGCCAGCGCGGCTGTTGCCGCGGACAGTCGCAGTGCGACAGGTCTTGTCATTTTCGTCTCCTGAATTCGGCGTGGTTCTTCGTGATGGCGCGCCCGAATCGCCCCGCGCCGCCTGAGGCAGGGCGCAGGACGAGAACAGGCTGTTGCCCGTGCGGAAGTCGGCGCGGCACGGAGCGGTTACGGCAGAACCGGAAGGATCGGGCGGCTCGTTGCGCACGTCGCGGCGGCCCACCACGACGGTCGGTCGACTCTCCCGGAGCGGTCCCAGCGCTCCGGGAAAGCGCTTTCTGGCCGCAGACGATAGGGGGCAGCCGAGGGGCTGACAAGACTGCTGGCGGAATTTGGTTCACATTCTCGAACGAACGCTCCGGCTAGGCGGACGCGGTCTCAAGTCCCCTCGCCATCAAGACCGTTCCTGCGCCTCCAACATGTCCCCATGCCGCCCTCGTTGACATGAACGCACCCGCGCGCAACGCTGAGAGCGCTCTCACAGTGGTCCGGACCAACCCCCCACCCGATCACCCGCAGGGAGACAAAGCATGCTCAGAAACCTCAAACGCCGTCTGCCGGCGCTCGCCGCGGCGGCCGCGCTGCTCGGCGCCGTGCTGTCGGTCACGGGACCTTCGACGGCCGACGCGGCGGTGCCCGCGACCATCCCTCTCCAGGTCACCAATAACTCCGGGCGCGGCGATGCCGTTCATGTCTACGTCCTGGGCACCTCCCTGACGACCGGTCAGCTCGGCTGGGCCGACGCGAGCGGCGCCTTCCACCCGTGGCCGGCCGGAGGCGTCCCGCCGATCCCCGCGCCCGACGCGTCCATACCGGGCCCCGCCGCCGGCCAGTCCAAGACGATCAACATCCCGAAGCTCGCGGGCGGCCGCATCTACTTCTCCTACGGCCAAAAGCTCGTGTTCAAGCTGGCGACGGGCGGCCTGGTGCAGCCGGCCGTGCAGAACCCGTCCGACCCGAACCGCAACATCCTCTTCAACTGGTCCGAGTTCACGCTCAACAACGACGGGCTCTGGATCAACAGCACCCAGGTGGACATGTTCTCCGCGCCCTACTCGGTCGGCGTCCAGCGCGGTGACGGCAGTGTCGTCAGCACCGGACGGCTCAAGTCCGGTGGCTACAACGGGGTGTTCGCCGCGCTGCGTGCCCAGCCCGGCGGATGGGGCTCTCTGATCCAGACCCGTTCGGACGGCACCGTGCTCCGGGCCCTCTCCCCCACCTACGGTCTGGAGACCGGGGCGCTTCCGGCGAACGTGCTGGACGACTACATCAACCGCGTCTGGCAGAAGTACGCCACGACCACCCTCACCGTCACCCCGTTCGCCAACCAGCCGGGCACCAAGTACTACGGCCGGGTCTCGGGCGGCGTCATGCACTTCACCAACTCCGCCGGGGCGGTCGTCACCAGCTTCCAGAAGCCCGACGCACCCAGCGTCTTCGGCTGCCACCGGCTCCTGGACGCCCCCAACGACCTGGTGCGCGGCCCGATCTCACGGACCCTGTGCGCCGGCTTCAACCGCTCCACCCTGCTGACCAATCCCAACCAGCCCGACACCTCGGCGGCCGGCTTCTACAAGGACGCCGTGACCAACCACTACTCCCGGATCATCCATGAGCGGATGGCGGACGGTAAGGCGTACGGGTTCGCGTTCGACGATGTGGGACACCACGAGTCCCTCGTCCACGACGGCAGCCCGCGCCAGGCTTACGTCACCCTCGATCCGTTCTCCTGAGAGCGGGCCGGACGGCGTAGGCGAAGCAGGTGATCAAGCTGCCAGGCTCGTCCAGCGCTCGGAGCGCCTCGTCGGCCGCCGCACGGGTCGCCGGCCGCGAGGTGCCCGAGGCGAGGGACGTGAGGCGGGCGCGCAGGCGCGCTCCCCCAACTGCGGCGCATGGACCGAGCGCTGGACAGCATGCGGGACGAGCTGTTGGGACCGCTTTCGGCCGAGGACAGACAAACTTTGACGCACCTGCTCACTCGGCTGCACACTCACCACCAACGGGCTTGGACCGGCGCGCCGTTGTGGCCCAGGACGGGAGCCAGACCGGCTCGGGAAGCGGTGCCAGGCCTCCGAAGTGGTTGATGATCGCCCTCAGTCCCGGGTGTGGATTCGCTCGGAGGAAGATGAGCGAGAGCGGGTAGGCGAGCGTCGGGTTCACGATCGGGATGCGGCGCAGGTCGTGGTGCGTCGGCCAGATGTACCGGTCGCGCGAGCCCACGAGGGTGGCCACGTCCGCGGAGTCCGCGAGGATGTCGAGGAGTACCTCGTTGCCGAAGTTGGGGCCCGCGGCGTCGATGCGGAGGTCGAAGTCGGTGGCGAGCTGGTCGTAGAACTCGGCCCATTCGCTGCGCGGCGCGATACCCGGTACCCAGATCCGGTGCCCGCGCAGCCGGGAGGGTGTCAGTGTTCGTGCGGCGGCGAGCGGGTGCCTCGGGCCGACGAGGAGTTCCAGCGGCGAGTCGAAGGCGTGGATCATTTCCACGTCGCGCGGCAGTGCGGCCGGGTCGGTGACCGAGCGGAACGTGGCGTCGATATCGCCTGCCTGGACGGCGGCGACCGCCATGTGCGGGTCGTTGACCCTGAGGGTCACCACATCGAGGTCGGTTTCGGGACGCGACCGCCAGTAGTCGTGCAGCAGGACGGCCTGAGCGGATCGCAGGCCGAGAACGTCGATCCGAAGGGCCCGCGACCCCGGCCTGATCGCGGTGATGGCGCGATCGACTCCCGTGACGATGTTCCGGGCGTGCGGGAGAAAGGCTTGGCCGTCGAGAGTGAGCTCGACCCCTCGGGCGGTGCGGGTGAACAACCGGACTTCGAGTTCGCGCTCCAGTGTCGCGATCCGCTTCGACACGGCCTGTTGCGTCACGCCGAGCTCGTCGGCCGCATGTCGCAGCTGTCCGAGCTCGGCCGCGCGAACGAACGATCGCACCGCCTCCGTATCCATTGATCCAGCATAGGCGTGCCCAACCGATGGTTGTGGCTCGCCCGGGGTCGGTTGTTTGATCCCGTGACGGTGCGGCCGGTGTGATGTGGAGACCCGATCGTCGGTTGTCGCGAGGGAGTCACGTGGGCGTGCGTTTGGGGCGCGGTTTCGGTTGGCTGTGGTCGGCCTACGCCGTCAGCACCGGTGGTACGTGGATTGCCTTCGGCGCGTTCCCGCTGATCGCGGTTGGCGTGCTGCACTCGTCGGCATTCGCCGTGTCGCTCCT of the Streptomyces sp. NBC_00287 genome contains:
- a CDS encoding LysR family transcriptional regulator gives rise to the protein MDTEAVRSFVRAAELGQLRHAADELGVTQQAVSKRIATLERELEVRLFTRTARGVELTLDGQAFLPHARNIVTGVDRAITAIRPGSRALRIDVLGLRSAQAVLLHDYWRSRPETDLDVVTLRVNDPHMAVAAVQAGDIDATFRSVTDPAALPRDVEMIHAFDSPLELLVGPRHPLAAARTLTPSRLRGHRIWVPGIAPRSEWAEFYDQLATDFDLRIDAAGPNFGNEVLLDILADSADVATLVGSRDRYIWPTHHDLRRIPIVNPTLAYPLSLIFLRANPHPGLRAIINHFGGLAPLPEPVWLPSWATTARRSKPVGGECAAE
- a CDS encoding glycoside hydrolase family 64 protein; translated protein: MLRNLKRRLPALAAAAALLGAVLSVTGPSTADAAVPATIPLQVTNNSGRGDAVHVYVLGTSLTTGQLGWADASGAFHPWPAGGVPPIPAPDASIPGPAAGQSKTINIPKLAGGRIYFSYGQKLVFKLATGGLVQPAVQNPSDPNRNILFNWSEFTLNNDGLWINSTQVDMFSAPYSVGVQRGDGSVVSTGRLKSGGYNGVFAALRAQPGGWGSLIQTRSDGTVLRALSPTYGLETGALPANVLDDYINRVWQKYATTTLTVTPFANQPGTKYYGRVSGGVMHFTNSAGAVVTSFQKPDAPSVFGCHRLLDAPNDLVRGPISRTLCAGFNRSTLLTNPNQPDTSAAGFYKDAVTNHYSRIIHERMADGKAYGFAFDDVGHHESLVHDGSPRQAYVTLDPFS
- a CDS encoding pectate lyase family protein, translated to MTRPVALRLSAATAALALATAAGVALSMPEASAATGSATGYATQNGGTTGGAGGQTVRATTGTAIHAALCGRASSSTPIIIQVEGTINHGNTAQVSGESCNTAAGVIELKQISNVTIIGVGSGAVFDQLGIHIRESSNIIIQNVTVRNVKKSGSPTSNGGDAIGMESDVRNVWVDHATLEASGGESEGYDGLFDMKDNTQYVTLSYSILRNSGRGGLIGSSESDLSNGYVTFHHNLYENIDSRAPLLRGGTAHAYNNHYVSLNESGINSRAGAKAKVDNNYFEDSKDVLGTFYTDELGYWQVSGNVFDNVTWSSAGTENHPAGPNPQSNTTVSIPYAYPLDAAACVPDIVSRTAGSGTGLQVSDGNCTAQTPTPTPTTTPTPTPTPTPSPTQPGGTNLSIGAGSDGSSKADGTSYGNVRDGNMSTYWSPTASTGSISIKWGSATTLSRINIREAAGSEGAISSWRVLNADTGTVLTSGSGAGAITFPQTSLSKITFEITGSTGTPKVAEFETYGS